In the genome of Rhodoplanes sp. Z2-YC6860, one region contains:
- a CDS encoding Na+/H+ antiporter subunit C has protein sequence MEIIVAAGIGVLTASGVWLLLRPRTFQVIVGLSLLSYAVNLFIIAMGRLHTRSPPILSERAAGMASDYADPLPQALVLTAIVISFATTALLLVVLLASRGLTGTDHVDGRESEQ, from the coding sequence ATGGAAATAATAGTTGCCGCGGGAATCGGTGTGCTCACCGCCTCTGGCGTCTGGTTGTTGCTTCGACCGCGCACATTCCAGGTGATTGTCGGCCTGTCGCTCCTATCCTACGCAGTGAACCTCTTCATCATCGCCATGGGGCGGCTCCATACCAGATCACCGCCAATCCTGTCCGAGCGCGCCGCCGGGATGGCGTCGGACTACGCTGATCCGTTGCCGCAAGCGCTCGTCCTGACAGCCATCGTCATCAGCTTTGCGACGACTGCGCTCCTGCTGGTGGTTCTGCTCGCTTCGCGCGGACTGACCGGCACTGACCACGTGGATGGACGGGAGTCGGAGCAGTGA
- a CDS encoding monovalent cation/H+ antiporter subunit D, whose translation MIRFSDHLIVAPVLLPLLAAAVMFALGGERHRSINAALNIAATLGLIAISIALVWAADGATSGVAGVYRLGEWSAPFGIVLVADRLSTLMLLLTSVVAMAAAVFSLARWHRVGVLFHPLFQFLLMGINGAFLTGDLFNLFVFFEVLLAASYGLALHGSGSPRVTAGLQYIVVNLAASLLFLIGVSLIYGVAGTLNMADLAGRIASIREQDRALLEAGAGILAVAFLTKAGMWPLCFWLPGTYAASPPPVACIFAILTKVGAYIVLRLWLLLFGAEAGASAQFGGEWLLLGGMVTIAFGAIGSLASQGMARIGAFSVLVSSGTVLAAIGMGQASVTAGALFYLVSSTLGLSAYFLLVELVERGREPGADVLAVTRELYGEEDELEETEERGIAIPATMGILGLAFIGCALVISGLPPFSGFVAKFALLTAALGPPSNSISVAQWSWVPALILSGLGAIIAMARAGIWAFWSSTDRTVPRVRVIEIAPVVLLLLLSAWQTVQAGPMMRYMQSTAQALHSPDVYIRDVLGDGYRTIRARGPS comes from the coding sequence GTGATCCGATTCTCCGACCACTTAATCGTGGCGCCGGTATTGCTGCCGTTGTTGGCCGCCGCCGTGATGTTTGCACTGGGCGGCGAGCGCCATCGCAGCATCAATGCCGCGCTGAATATAGCCGCCACTCTCGGATTGATTGCGATCTCGATTGCCCTCGTGTGGGCGGCCGACGGTGCGACGAGCGGCGTGGCTGGCGTTTACCGCCTTGGCGAGTGGTCGGCGCCATTCGGGATTGTGCTCGTCGCGGATCGACTCTCCACCCTCATGCTGCTGTTGACGAGCGTCGTGGCCATGGCGGCCGCCGTGTTCTCATTGGCTCGCTGGCACCGTGTCGGGGTGCTCTTCCATCCGCTCTTTCAATTCCTGCTGATGGGGATCAATGGAGCGTTCCTCACCGGTGACCTCTTCAACCTCTTCGTTTTCTTCGAGGTGCTGCTGGCTGCGTCGTATGGCCTGGCGCTGCATGGCTCGGGAAGTCCGAGAGTGACGGCCGGACTCCAATATATTGTGGTCAATCTCGCGGCATCTCTGCTTTTCCTGATCGGCGTTAGTTTGATTTACGGCGTTGCCGGTACTCTGAATATGGCCGATCTTGCAGGCCGCATCGCTTCCATCCGCGAGCAGGATCGTGCGTTGTTAGAGGCAGGGGCGGGTATCCTCGCCGTGGCCTTCCTAACCAAGGCCGGGATGTGGCCGTTGTGCTTCTGGCTGCCGGGGACCTATGCCGCCTCTCCGCCGCCCGTCGCTTGCATCTTCGCAATCCTTACAAAGGTGGGCGCCTATATCGTCCTGCGGTTATGGCTTCTTCTGTTCGGCGCCGAAGCAGGTGCATCAGCTCAATTCGGAGGGGAGTGGCTGCTGCTGGGTGGTATGGTGACCATCGCATTTGGTGCGATCGGCAGCCTGGCCTCACAGGGCATGGCGAGGATCGGGGCGTTCTCGGTGCTTGTGTCCTCCGGTACCGTTCTTGCCGCCATCGGTATGGGACAGGCTAGTGTGACGGCGGGTGCCTTGTTTTACCTCGTAAGCTCGACACTTGGTCTAAGCGCCTACTTCTTGTTGGTCGAACTTGTGGAGCGCGGCCGTGAGCCGGGCGCGGACGTGCTCGCCGTGACGCGCGAACTTTACGGCGAAGAGGACGAATTGGAAGAAACGGAGGAAAGAGGGATCGCCATTCCAGCGACGATGGGCATTCTCGGTCTGGCTTTTATTGGCTGCGCTCTCGTGATCTCTGGCCTGCCTCCTTTCTCCGGATTTGTTGCCAAATTCGCGCTGCTGACTGCGGCGCTGGGTCCCCCTTCGAATTCTATCTCCGTTGCTCAATGGTCCTGGGTTCCGGCTCTTATCTTGTCTGGCCTGGGCGCCATTATCGCCATGGCGCGAGCCGGCATATGGGCTTTCTGGAGCTCGACAGACCGAACGGTGCCGCGGGTTAGGGTGATCGAAATCGCGCCTGTTGTGCTGCTTTTGCTGCTGTCGGCATGGCAGACCGTGCAAGCTGGGCCAATGATGCGGTACATGCAGTCAACGGCGCAGGCTTTGCACTCGCCTGATGTCTATATCCGCGACGTGCTCGGAGATGGTTACAGGACGATCCGTGCGCGGGGGCCGTCATGA
- a CDS encoding Na+/H+ antiporter subunit E: MTKLFPYPLASVGLLALWLLLNQTVSLGQFIIGVTIALVGGWILYAMKLENARPKKLGAILCLAAVVVADIVRSNIAVARIILGSRDKPRTSGFVEIPLELSNSYGLATLACIITSTPGTLWVAFDSASGILTIHVLDLVDQSEWVRIIKQRYERRLLEIFA, from the coding sequence ATGACAAAATTGTTTCCATATCCGCTGGCGAGCGTCGGACTCCTCGCGCTTTGGTTGCTTCTCAATCAAACCGTTTCGCTTGGGCAATTTATCATCGGCGTTACGATCGCTCTGGTCGGCGGTTGGATACTCTACGCCATGAAACTCGAGAATGCGCGCCCGAAGAAACTTGGCGCCATCTTATGCTTGGCTGCTGTTGTCGTTGCAGACATCGTGCGTTCCAACATTGCGGTCGCGCGCATCATTCTCGGTTCGCGGGATAAGCCACGAACATCGGGCTTTGTTGAAATCCCTCTCGAACTCAGCAACTCCTACGGGCTCGCGACTCTTGCCTGTATCATCACATCCACCCCTGGGACGCTTTGGGTGGCCTTCGACAGCGCCAGCGGAATTCTGACCATTCACGTCCTTGATCTCGTCGACCAGTCGGAGTGGGTGCGCATCATAAAACAGCGCTACGAGCGGCGGTTGCTGGAGATATTCGCATGA
- a CDS encoding K+/H+ antiporter subunit F, giving the protein MSDMLTWAVTTAQILLSLALACATIRTLRGPRAQDRIVGFDSLYVSAMLLLVTVGFRSGSTLYFEAALIVALLGFVSTLALGKFLLRGEIIE; this is encoded by the coding sequence ATGAGTGACATGCTGACTTGGGCAGTCACGACTGCCCAGATACTGCTGAGTCTCGCCCTGGCGTGCGCGACCATCCGCACTCTGCGGGGCCCAAGAGCGCAGGACCGGATCGTTGGGTTTGATAGCCTTTACGTGAGCGCCATGCTGCTACTTGTCACGGTCGGCTTCAGGTCGGGAAGCACGCTGTATTTCGAGGCTGCTCTGATCGTCGCCCTTTTGGGTTTCGTCAGTACGCTGGCGCTCGGAAAATTTCTGCTTCGCGGTGAGATCATCGAATGA
- the mnhG gene encoding monovalent cation/H(+) antiporter subunit G, which yields MNEGSILFPIAEVLSAVLLVMGAAITLIGSAGLLRLHTFYERVHAPTLGTTLGTACVALASMIYFSALGGRLVLHELLIVIFVTVTTPISLTVLVRAAVFRGTFESKKR from the coding sequence ATGAATGAAGGATCCATTCTTTTTCCTATTGCCGAAGTTCTGTCGGCTGTATTGCTCGTTATGGGCGCTGCGATCACGCTGATCGGCTCCGCAGGGTTGCTTCGGCTTCACACGTTCTATGAACGGGTGCACGCGCCTACGCTTGGAACGACTCTGGGCACAGCCTGCGTCGCTCTCGCATCGATGATTTATTTTTCCGCACTTGGAGGCAGGCTCGTCCTGCACGAGCTGTTAATCGTTATTTTTGTAACGGTGACGACGCCAATTAGCTTGACGGTGCTGGTGCGCGCCGCGGTGTTCCGCGGCACATTTGAAAGCAAAAAGCGCTAG
- a CDS encoding universal stress protein — translation MKILAATDFSTRSNRALRQAGLLASPVNAQLHVVHVVDDDQPEDLIRLEKKEAERILEEQSASMPELKGVDVRLMVVTGDPFAAILKTAEDVKADLVVLGSHRKQMLLDIFIGTTIERVVRKGAFPVLMVNHEAQRKYEKVIVPVDMSDPSAHAIQVALSRGLLTDKGATLVHAFTALAAGKMSLVGTDQASINSYIASERQRVTDELVAFLVSKDLGDRSRWKLRVEEGGAMEIISRAVAQLGADLLVMGTHGRSGLLKALIGSVTEEALRSLNVDILAVPPARR, via the coding sequence ATGAAAATTCTCGCAGCGACGGATTTTTCGACCCGGTCCAATCGCGCTTTGCGACAGGCCGGCTTATTGGCATCACCGGTCAACGCACAGCTCCACGTCGTACACGTGGTCGATGACGATCAGCCTGAAGATTTGATACGCCTTGAAAAGAAAGAAGCCGAGCGCATCCTCGAGGAGCAGTCAGCATCAATGCCTGAGCTCAAGGGCGTCGACGTCCGATTAATGGTGGTGACAGGCGATCCCTTCGCTGCAATTTTGAAGACGGCCGAGGACGTAAAGGCTGACCTTGTTGTATTAGGTTCGCATCGCAAGCAAATGCTCCTCGACATCTTCATCGGAACTACCATCGAACGGGTGGTCCGCAAGGGGGCTTTCCCGGTCCTGATGGTGAATCACGAAGCTCAGCGAAAATATGAAAAGGTTATTGTGCCGGTGGATATGTCGGATCCATCGGCCCATGCAATTCAAGTGGCGCTCTCCAGGGGCCTTTTGACTGATAAGGGCGCTACGTTGGTTCACGCATTCACGGCTCTCGCCGCCGGCAAGATGTCTTTGGTCGGGACGGATCAGGCCAGCATCAATAGTTACATTGCGAGTGAACGTCAGCGGGTCACGGACGAGTTGGTAGCATTCCTGGTCAGCAAGGACCTGGGAGATCGCAGCCGATGGAAACTCCGAGTAGAGGAAGGCGGTGCTATGGAAATCATCTCGCGTGCCGTGGCACAGTTGGGGGCCGACTTGCTGGTCATGGGCACGCACGGCCGCTCCGGACTGCTGAAAGCGCTGATCGGAAGCGTCACGGAAGAGGCGCTTCGCTCTCTAAACGTGGACATCTTGGCCGTACCGCCTGCCCGACGATGA
- a CDS encoding PQQ-dependent sugar dehydrogenase, translating into MRYADLLLILAVSTLVAACGRDPEPQYGPDPQLPEPQRGLLPAMKIANPMEWGDQRPTVPEGYTITAIAADLQIPRQTLLLPNGDILVAEGRGGSAPRLTPKDIIAGFIKAFGTSPVVGGNRLTLLRDSQGKGTYEKMVFAEGLNAPYGLALVGNHLYVANQDALVRFDYADGQARASGPPVKIADLPSHLNHHWTKALAASSDGRFLYVGIGSNSNITERGMPAEADRAMVWQVDAQTGAHKPYATGLRNPTALAIQPSTGQVWAVVNERDEIGPNLVPDYLTAVREGGFYGWPYSYWGQNVDTRVRPPDPQKVATAIRPDYSLGSHVAALGVAFSTPKMGTQFADGVFVGEHGSWNRSVPVGYRVSFVPFRDGSPIGSPVDFVAGFRGTDGRTRGRPVGVTVDPKGALIIADDLANVVWRVTPTR; encoded by the coding sequence ATGAGGTACGCAGACCTGCTGCTGATCTTGGCCGTATCCACCCTCGTAGCTGCCTGCGGCCGCGATCCCGAGCCGCAATATGGGCCTGACCCGCAGCTTCCGGAGCCGCAGCGCGGACTCTTACCGGCCATGAAGATCGCGAACCCGATGGAATGGGGCGACCAACGGCCCACCGTGCCCGAGGGCTACACGATCACGGCCATCGCGGCCGATCTTCAGATCCCGCGCCAGACATTGCTCCTTCCGAATGGTGATATCCTGGTTGCGGAAGGTAGAGGCGGAAGCGCGCCGAGACTTACCCCGAAGGACATTATCGCCGGATTCATCAAGGCGTTCGGCACAAGCCCTGTTGTGGGTGGCAACCGCCTGACGCTGCTGCGGGATAGCCAAGGTAAGGGTACATACGAAAAAATGGTCTTCGCCGAAGGCCTCAATGCACCTTACGGGCTCGCCTTGGTTGGCAACCACCTTTACGTAGCTAACCAGGATGCCCTGGTGCGTTTTGACTATGCGGATGGACAAGCCCGCGCAAGCGGACCGCCTGTCAAAATCGCGGACTTGCCTTCGCACCTCAATCATCATTGGACCAAGGCGCTGGCCGCCAGCTCGGATGGACGTTTTCTGTATGTCGGCATCGGCTCCAACAGTAACATCACTGAACGTGGAATGCCGGCCGAAGCCGATCGTGCAATGGTCTGGCAGGTTGATGCTCAAACAGGCGCACATAAGCCGTACGCCACCGGGCTCCGCAATCCCACAGCGCTGGCTATCCAGCCAAGCACAGGCCAGGTATGGGCGGTGGTGAACGAGCGGGATGAAATCGGACCGAACCTCGTCCCTGATTACCTCACCGCCGTCCGGGAGGGCGGATTTTACGGATGGCCGTATAGTTATTGGGGTCAGAACGTCGACACTCGCGTGCGACCTCCCGATCCGCAGAAGGTCGCTACAGCTATCCGCCCGGACTACAGTCTGGGATCACATGTTGCTGCGCTGGGGGTCGCCTTCTCCACGCCTAAAATGGGAACCCAGTTCGCAGATGGGGTGTTTGTTGGGGAGCATGGGAGCTGGAATCGGAGTGTCCCGGTCGGCTACCGGGTGAGCTTCGTACCGTTCCGCGACGGCAGTCCTATTGGTTCGCCCGTCGACTTCGTCGCGGGCTTTCGTGGGACGGACGGCAGGACCCGTGGGCGACCGGTTGGAGTGACCGTCGACCCGAAGGGCGCTCTGATAATTGCCGACGACCTTGCAAATGTGGTTTGGCGCGTGACGCCGACACGATAG
- a CDS encoding DUF2231 domain-containing protein, producing MAVTVLRRTHAESLHPLHAAILAGTVPLFLGALLNDVAYALSYEVQWKNFASWLIAGGLVFAGFAMLWAFIGLFRAGPRGWSAFFFFLLLATWVLGFINALVHAMDAWEAMPEALLLSAIVAALAIIATGFGFNALKREG from the coding sequence GTGGCTGTCACAGTCCTCCGCAGAACTCATGCCGAATCGCTTCATCCGCTTCACGCGGCTATTTTGGCGGGAACCGTTCCACTATTCTTGGGCGCGCTGCTCAATGACGTCGCGTACGCGTTGAGCTACGAGGTGCAATGGAAAAATTTTGCTTCCTGGCTAATCGCCGGGGGCTTGGTGTTTGCAGGCTTTGCCATGCTGTGGGCATTCATCGGTCTTTTCCGTGCAGGTCCGCGTGGCTGGTCGGCATTTTTCTTCTTTCTCCTGCTGGCCACATGGGTGCTCGGCTTTATCAACGCATTGGTTCACGCGATGGATGCATGGGAGGCCATGCCCGAAGCCCTCTTATTGTCAGCTATTGTTGCCGCGCTCGCGATCATCGCCACCGGGTTCGGCTTCAACGCCCTCAAGAGGGAGGGCTGA
- a CDS encoding trimeric intracellular cation channel family protein encodes MSLQILLDLLGTFVFAISGATAGAKRQLDLFGILVLSFVAANFGGITRDVLIGSVPPAAISDWRYLAASLLAGVITFFWSPLVEKLSNSVLVFDAAGLALFAVSGTHKALAFGLNPVMAALLGMLTGIGGGMVRDVLVNEIPTVLKADIYALAALAGAAVVVIGSALAISATVYTAVGALLCFALRLMAIHRGWHLPAAKPAGHALNRCNQEDESR; translated from the coding sequence ATGTCGCTGCAAATTTTGTTGGACCTTCTCGGCACCTTTGTGTTTGCGATTAGCGGTGCGACCGCAGGAGCCAAACGACAATTAGATTTGTTTGGCATCCTTGTTCTTTCTTTCGTCGCGGCGAATTTTGGTGGAATCACGCGCGATGTCTTAATCGGTTCGGTACCGCCCGCCGCCATCAGCGACTGGCGATATTTGGCTGCGTCGTTGCTGGCCGGCGTCATCACGTTCTTTTGGTCGCCGCTCGTGGAAAAACTGAGCAACTCGGTCCTGGTGTTCGATGCCGCAGGATTGGCCCTGTTTGCGGTGTCCGGTACGCACAAAGCGCTCGCATTTGGGTTGAATCCGGTTATGGCAGCGCTGCTAGGGATGCTGACTGGCATTGGTGGCGGAATGGTACGCGATGTCCTTGTGAACGAAATTCCCACCGTACTGAAGGCCGACATCTATGCGCTCGCTGCCTTGGCGGGAGCCGCGGTGGTTGTGATCGGTTCCGCGCTAGCGATATCGGCGACGGTTTACACCGCCGTAGGCGCACTTCTTTGTTTCGCGCTGCGTCTTATGGCCATCCATCGCGGCTGGCACTTGCCGGCCGCGAAGCCGGCCGGACATGCGCTCAATCGATGCAACCAGGAAGATGAAAGTAGATAG